From a single Nostoc sp. MS1 genomic region:
- a CDS encoding CheR family methyltransferase gives MKQAMGISSSDFDYLRQLIYTHSAVVLDGDKTYLAELYLQSIAESAGFATISSFIAYLQHQPFNHLHTQTIEALVTNETSFFRDTAPFEALKKSFLPELIQKRKIERSLNIWCAACSNGQEPYSIAILIREHFPLLTDWSINIIASDFSSKALNRARQGRYNQLEIKRGLSQQLRAKYFSPVDNEWQINDKIRQMVEFQQINLIHSWSALPSIDIIFLRNVLIYFDIPTKKALLGKVKEQLRVDGYLFLGSGETTFNLDESFERVQFDKSICYKLHST, from the coding sequence ATGAAGCAGGCTATGGGTATTAGCTCCTCTGATTTTGACTATCTTCGACAGTTAATTTACACTCACTCTGCCGTCGTGTTGGATGGTGATAAAACTTATTTGGCAGAATTATATTTGCAATCAATAGCTGAGTCAGCAGGATTTGCAACAATTAGTAGCTTCATTGCTTACCTACAACATCAACCATTTAACCATTTGCATACTCAAACTATTGAGGCATTGGTGACTAACGAAACTTCATTTTTTCGTGATACTGCACCCTTTGAAGCATTAAAAAAATCATTCTTGCCAGAATTGATCCAAAAACGTAAAATAGAGCGATCGCTAAATATTTGGTGTGCTGCTTGTTCTAACGGACAGGAACCATACAGCATTGCCATTCTCATTCGTGAACACTTTCCTTTACTTACAGATTGGTCAATCAATATAATTGCCAGTGACTTTTCTAGTAAAGCTTTAAACCGCGCTCGTCAAGGACGTTATAATCAACTAGAAATTAAGCGTGGGCTATCTCAACAATTGCGAGCAAAGTATTTTTCTCCTGTAGATAATGAGTGGCAAATTAACGATAAAATTCGCCAAATGGTTGAGTTTCAGCAAATAAATCTTATTCATTCTTGGTCAGCTTTACCCAGTATTGATATTATCTTTTTACGTAACGTTTTAATTTATTTCGATATACCAACTAAAAAAGCTCTCCTGGGAAAAGTTAAAGAGCAATTAAGAGTAGATGGCTACTTATTTCTTGGTAGCGGTGAAACAACTTTCAATTTAGATGAATCATTCGAGCGTGTGCAGTTTGATAAAAGTATTTGTTATAAATTGCACAGTACTTAA
- a CDS encoding DUF3592 domain-containing protein — protein MNVKLRQVTFDERFSGIYLVFFGLLMLGLSSWADKKTAHERATLTETQGEVVETLHRRERDIKDKEKDTYAPVIEFQVKGDPVRFTGYYDSTRIAKGNIVTVRYDPKQPTTTARKVEPLEGLGVWGAYAMGGGCLVYGLCQFSPIRFSLGKGE, from the coding sequence ATGAATGTGAAACTTCGCCAAGTTACATTTGATGAGAGATTTAGCGGAATTTATCTTGTGTTTTTTGGACTGCTAATGTTAGGTTTAAGTTCTTGGGCAGATAAAAAAACAGCACATGAGCGGGCAACACTAACAGAAACCCAAGGTGAAGTAGTAGAAACACTCCATCGTCGTGAACGGGATATTAAAGATAAAGAAAAAGATACATACGCACCAGTTATTGAGTTTCAGGTTAAGGGTGATCCTGTTCGCTTTACAGGTTACTATGATTCCACCCGCATTGCTAAAGGTAATATAGTAACTGTTCGCTATGATCCCAAACAGCCAACAACTACTGCGCGTAAAGTGGAACCCTTGGAAGGGCTGGGAGTTTGGGGAGCATATGCTATGGGTGGGGGATGTTTAGTTTATGGGCTATGTCAATTTTCGCCTATACGTTTCTCTTTAGGTAAGGGTGAATAA